The Pseudofrankia sp. DC12 region CGCGTCGAGGCGACCAGATCGACGATGTAGCGCCGCAGTGCCGGGGCAACGTGCACCGACAGCGTCCGTTCGCTGTGGGCGATGACGTCCTCGGCCCGCATCACCGGGGCCAGGTCCTCGACCCGGCGGCCCACCTGCCGGCCCTCCAGGATCTCCAGCTCGGCCTCCGTGCTCGGGTAGCCGAGGCGCAGCCGCATGAGGAAGCGGTCCACCTGGGCCTCCGGGAGCGCGTACGTGCCGTCCATGTCGACCGGGTTCTGGGTCGCGACGACCATGAACGGCAGCGGCACCGGATAGCGGGTGCCGTCGACCGTCACGTACCGCTCCTCCATCACCTCCAGCAGCGCGGACTGGGTCTTCGGGGACGCCCGGTTGATCTCGTCGCCGATGACGAGGTTCGCGAAGACGGGGCCCGGACGGAAGCCGAACTCACCGAGGCGCTGGTTGTAGACCGTGGTGCCGGTGATGTCGGAGGGCAGCAGGTCCGGGGTGAACTGGATGCGGTGGGAGCTCGCGTTGACCGACGCGGCGAGGCTGCGGGCCAGCGTCGTCTTGCCCAGGCCGGGCACGTCCTCGACGAGCAGGTGGCCCTCCGCGAACAGGCAGATGACCGCGAGCTCGATCGCCTCCCGCTTGCCGCGGATCACCCGCTCGACGTTCGCGACCACGTCGGCGAAGGCCGTCGCGAACGTGTCCAGCGCGGCGCTCATCGCGCGCCGGCCCGGGTGGCGCTGGGGATCGTCACGTCCGGTCTCCTCCGTGGACTACGGGAGCGGTCTCGGCTGCCGAAGGCCACGGCGCCCGGCTGCGGCGCGCGGCTCCGCGGCGAGTGGCGGGCGGGTCACGCCGTCCGAGGGGGACGGCAGGCGCGACCCGCCCGCACGGGTGGCGGGGGGAGCCACCCGGAACCTTCCCGGTGTGCGCGCCCGCAAGGTCTCCCCGCGGCCCGAGCCGGTTCGCTCAGTTCA contains the following coding sequences:
- a CDS encoding MoxR family ATPase, coding for MSAALDTFATAFADVVANVERVIRGKREAIELAVICLFAEGHLLVEDVPGLGKTTLARSLAASVNASSHRIQFTPDLLPSDITGTTVYNQRLGEFGFRPGPVFANLVIGDEINRASPKTQSALLEVMEERYVTVDGTRYPVPLPFMVVATQNPVDMDGTYALPEAQVDRFLMRLRLGYPSTEAELEILEGRQVGRRVEDLAPVMRAEDVIAHSERTLSVHVAPALRRYIVDLVASTRRIPDVLRLGGSPRGSIALLRAVQVRAASTGREFATPDDVKALAAPVLAHRLVLSPETELKRVTAEDVVAEVLRAVPSPRRLVGV